The genomic stretch GTGTGCTTATGTAATGAATGACCagcattttttttctttcataACTTCTAAAACAATGGTATTCAAACACATTGAATTCTGTCCACAATAATCTTACAAATTTTCACCAAACATTTATGAACATAGATTTCACAAATGACCTCTTTACTGTTACCCACTCTAACTATGATCACATCAGTATGGAAAATCATGACTAGGACTGTCTGCATGCATGTCCATGCAATCACTGGAGTTGGACGAATTCGTATCCCTGTTCTGGCCACTAGGATAAGTCATTTCATTGTTCCGGGTTCCATTCCCAGATGACATGAGGTTACTCGACGGACTGCTCCCCTGTGCTAAATGATATGGCTGAAGGCTGCGACGAATGGGGCTAGAGAGTGCATTTGAGAATACAGAGTTTTTTGCTTGATCAGTTGGCCCACCGCGCACCGCGTGTCCTGCAACAGTACTTCCAAATGCATTAGACTGTATGGATGCACCAAAATTAGTTTGAATTGCACTCTGGGAGTTCTGTTGAATTGACTGCCTTGGGGACACTGGTGACTCCTCTGTTCCATATTCAAGCTCGTTCTACATGTAAATATAAAGCCAAAGGTTATATCTACATTTTGCTACCAGGATACATTCGAAGACAGAATTATTCTATATTGATAATCTGCAGTGATATAATTGTAGGATATAATATATGGAAGATTACTGTACAAGTGAAACCAGAAAGAGTATGACAGTTCAACAATCAAGATCGGCTTGACACATAGTATAACAGCAATAATATTTTATGATGCTATAAAAATTCTGGTTTTGCAAAATCCACAAGTATTTAACTAACAACTTCTCTTAAAAATTAAAACCAACTTCTGCATCTCAATTTTTCGGAAGCTTTTTTGTTTAACTTCTCCACAATGACCTATAAAACCTATAAGGACTTTTTTACAATTTATAAGTTAAGACGCGACTTGAATCAGCTTCTGCTCTTCTGAAGTTCTAACATATGGTAGCTTCTCAATTAAAATAAGTTTACCTTAACTTACAGAAAAATCGTTGCAAGCTACTAAGTTTATATAAGTTGATGAAGAAATTAAACAAGTGAGCTTATGACAAAAATTGATACGCCGATGTCAATTTCAACTTACACTATGAACTATGGTTCGAATGCTTATAACTATTGTGAGATTCTTTTAATATAGTATTTTTCCCGCAACTGTTTATTGAGAAACTCATTTCAATTCAAAAGCTCATGTAAGTTAGAAGCCTGACCAAACTGGACTTATGTTGCACTGTAGCAACTCCGAGGCTCCCTCTTGTTCACTTAGAACCTAACTCTTACGCAGATAAAAAAATATGTACAGAAAATGGCAAACAGCTACAATATTCAGTTTGCAGGAAATTTAAGAAAACATAAAAGGTTTTCCAGTACATCCATCATCAATGACTATTCTAACACCAAAAGCCTAACCAATTTGGCATGACACAAGTGAATGAAGGGATAGATATTTGGGTCAATTAACCTTTTACTCTTGAGTTTGATCCCTTGCCCATTGCAGATGGAAAAACATCATTAGATAGCTATAAACTATCTTGAGGGATAACTCTCCCCAGTTGTGCTCATAGATGCCTCGGTTTGACAAAAACCAAATTGAGTTTCACAAACTCACATTCAAAGAAATCAACACAGGAACCTATAAGCTATAAGCAAAGATAGATCTGATACAGCACAAATATTGAGTTGAAAAAAGGTAGTTAATATCAATGCTGTCAATTGCAGCTAGCAGATTGTTAAAATTTCACTATGCAATACTGCTATAGTGACACTATTGCCACCATTTTATACTAAGTAGCGTATCGTGGCGAAGTTAATACTAGTTTGTCTAAATTCCCATATAACGCTATAGTTTCGCTATACCTGCTATTTAACAACACTAGTTGATAAATTTGATAATAAAATACAACGTATGAAATAGCTTCGTAGGAATTTGGAATGAAGAAGAGTAGCTTTCCCATTGAATGAGTCATGGTGCAACAGAAAAACCCAAAAACAAAAACCCAACCGAAAACAGTCAACATAGCAGAGAGCAGAAAACAAAACCTGCAAGTGAGAAACTATATCAATGGTAGTCACCCTCATTCCTTCTTGTTGTTGTCTAAGAATCCACTGATACATTTTCTCCTGCATTGAATTGAAAGCACCAAAGCATTTTATTCAATCAAATAAACAAAATTTCAACAGAAAGCAATAAACATGTTCAAGTAATCGATTAATCGAAAATCAAAATCAGAAATAGTTCTGTTCAGCACAACCTATCTGGTAACCCTAAAACTGTAAAAAGGGGAAATTGAAAGGAAAAAAAAAACGCAACATTGAAATTTTCTCTGGTTAATCTTCAAAACTGTGTcaattaattaataataattaataaaaataaaacaatgGTTCTGCGTGCATGTATAATCGATTAattaattgaataataataaaaaagggAAAACGGAAAAAGGAGTGAGGAACGAACGAGAGCGTGGCGTTCACCGGCTTGAAAGGAGAGTTTTTGTTGATTCATGGCGTGGGTATAGAGATGAGAGAGGGAATTGGCGGTGGTGCAGAAGGTGGAGTACATGGTGCGATCGACTTCATCGAGACGATTCTCCACCGATTTTCTCTTTTTAGCCATCTCGTCGAAAGAGCGAGATGAATTGATTGATTTAATTGAAAGATTGGAGCGGTGTTTGCCGGACAGAGAAGCAAGAGACTGGAACAAAGGGGGATATCTCCTCCACTATATGTATATACTATTACTCACcaataaatataataattttttttttattctACACAATAATCGTATTTATTGgacaaaaatataatgaaaatCTAACAAACTTTACTCATCaccaaaaaaataataataatctaaCATACTTCACCTAATTTAATGTTATTAGTTTTgtttattaattttatttttaaaaaagtaTACGACTCGAAATTGAACCGTTCAAATAAAAAATCGTTAACGGAACTAaatcaaattgaaataaaaaaagGCTTTTGTTTGGATAGTTTGGGCCATATTTAGATATAATCGCGCGATTCAGTTCGATTTGCAATTTGTGTTTTTGAAATCGaaccaaaccaaatcaaattGTATTATTTACCACTCACATTCACTTAACTCCGTTTACATCATCTTAGCATAAGAAGAAAAACATAAGGAAACTTAGGGTTACGCAAAGGAAAACTTAGGGTTACGATCAAGAAGCAAAGAAACTCAAGATAATAATGTAAAGAAACTCAATAGTAACACAGAAGCACGCAATGCAAATCCGATTATCATCTTAGaatttctcatcttcatcttcttcgcAATCGCAAGATAAATCTCTCATTTCCACTTTTTTCTAGTTATAATCTCTCTTTTCCTCAGGTTTcaattttcttttttcttttttaatcTCCCCTCTTTTCAATTTCATTTTTTAATCTTAGATATGACTATTGACAAGGAAGTCAATTTCTTTGTTATCTCTGATGCTTTCATTTCCATGGTCgaaaatcaaataaaattttgtttaTGTTTCTATTACAATTTGTTGTTGTTTGATTTGATTCTTCTCGACATGCATGGTGTTTTTCTTGATCATGGTGTTTTTGATTTCTGTAGAGTGTTTCTGATTTCTCATTAGCAGTGAAAAGTGGGTGAGAACGAGTAAGCACTTTATGGCTTAACCATATAGTGTTTCGTACATGAGATGCCTTGTGTTTATAATTATGTTGTAAATATATGTTGTAAACTTGGAAGGTTTAGAGAAGCTCGAACGAGGTGTATATATATGTTGAAAACTTTGTTTTGCTCATGATTCTATTTTATTCAATTGTTTGTTTTCTCTAACGTTTGttaatatatttaatatatttttagAAATGACTCTAATCTCACAACTTAATGAGAGACTTTCTAATATTTTTATAGATGTCAGTCACTTAGATACAAGACATTTTGGACACGTCATTAATATTTGGTTCCAAAAGTAATCGAGAAACTCCATAGTTTAGCACCAAATATTTCTatttatttgtattttaatgAATGTATTTAGTATTTATGTGTTGGAGTAAGCTCATGCACATGTTTTCACAATCAGATTGTGGATTATTGTTTATGTATAACTTGATTATGAGTACCTTAACACATTACACTAACAAAATACTTATGTTAAAAATCTTATAGATAATAATTATTTTGGTTTGAATTATGATTGCTTCTTATGTGTACACTCATATGATTGCTTCTTATACTTTTATGGGACTCAGATCACCATATGCTTCTGCAGAGGTTTTATTTGTAGTTAGGGGTGGGAATAGACTAGGCCGAGTTAGGCTTTTCCAAGTTTAATTTTGGCATGCTAAAAAATTCAAAGGTTAAGTTTGGCTTGTAGCCTATTGAAGTTAGCAGAAATATACACGAACGTATCgcatgctcgaacatacaacggagtcgccatcgaactttatttatccccaaagggaagggaaaatatcgataaaactctagggaaagagatatgttgggtaaagaagtcggttatgcaagggggggggggtattagcacccccaaacatccatggtactccatgggaaccgttttgatcGTTCTCGCTCGAATAAGTGTGATATCTAtgattactcgcaaaagaataggaaaggaaaggaaatagataaagtgctcggtgaggattagggccctcatgcctatgtatcttcatagtgcaatgaggaattcagagcttcgtagttcaaagaactagaGGCGGGAGATAGAAATAAGTGTGATAGGaatatggtctgaaccaaagaattgTGTTGTGAACTCCAACAAtggtgaaaagatgaacccaatAGTAAGATGGCTATTACTAGTACATGGGCTAGTAGGACCGCTATTATAGGGTAAAGCCGAAAAGACGAAGAAATAGGTGTTTGGGCACAGTcccaaacaactcttgattcacaaggtgacgcaagaaGAAGCACAACGAGATAATGTAATTGGCTCACAAATAACTGTTATATCACATTGAATGAGTGAAAGTAGAATATGAGTGTATCGTGGAAATTAATGGAATGAAGTGATCGAAGTCCCATAATTGATTATTTGATGATAAGGGACTGAAGAAGTATTATTTGAAATCGgaaggtgaaagtgtattggaatccataatAAAAGTGAGATTTGTACCATAGATGGAAAAGGCTTTAACTGATACGTGGACTAGTAAGACCTCCACTACAGGGTGTTTAGCCGAAAAaaaaggaattaagtgtttgaggttgtagtccaaacaactctaggtagaaatgcgGACTATTCGCTAGGCGTCCTAAAATGGTGTGTATGGAATTCCAAAGAGAGTATATTTCAATGTCAAAGGATCaatatgtcactgggtgaacgatttatgatcgaaggtagataatggattGTGAAATATatggatggtgccctaaggcgaaggaggaataattatAAGTATGCTCACtaaggattcgcatcctcgtgcatacgtattctcatcgtgcaatgagaaagtgagagcaatcgtagttcggaaccaCGAGAATAGAAAGGAAGAGACATACAGTGATGAAAAGTGTAATttgtaccaacagaatggtatcaAAGTTAACTGCCATGAAACGATGAGAGAGATACTTGTCTAAGCGACGAAggctcacaagacaaacaccaatTCAAGGAATGATTGCAGTATTGGATATTGTATCACTGGATGAGGaacaaacagttcgagatcaaCGAATGATAGTATCTTGGATCTAAGAAGGAGAAATACTCTAAATTGAATAGAaaggtaggcatttaccaatacatgggctagtaagaccgccactatagggtaaagccaaaaagaaaggTTGAATTAAGTACTGGGGCATAGCCCCAAAACAACTCTCGATTGAGGAGATGGACTGTCGTTAAGACATCccaaaaggatagacaaggagtccaaggagaaatATGATTGATCTCGAAAAGATGGTATTGAAagaatgaatgaagaatgattgattgataaatagggtatCAATAGATaaggtagattgataaataaggtaGAAATAGATaaggtagattgataaataagatagcttgcgaagaatctggattctcctgcctacgtatccttatagtgcaataaggaaatcagagctttcgtagtttAGCCTATTAGGGTTGAAAACAAGGTGATTAAAGAGGCCAAAAGATATTATAGAATGATTGAATTGAAATGATTAGAATGGAGAATGGAAAGAGTGGAATAGACTTGATAGTCATTTGATAAGAATCCCtctaaagtctatgagtaaaggtggatacgataagcaacgagtCAAACGTCttgcacccaaagatatccagaatgagtgtaggaaagttccggtctcattccttctttaccacttaaggctcgtggcatgtaattctcatcttaactttcaagtggagagagaagaatctttgttgttgtttcttgtgttgatgaagaccttatcaattGTTCGATTCAAATCGCACTAAAGTttatgaataaaggtgaatacgatgagcgttgggtcattcatcccatacccaaagatactcataatgggggtaggaattctccagtcccactccttctctattgcttaaggaTCGTATCGTACAACTcgattcatgattgataagttgttgatgtagtccttgCTTTGCTGTATTGCTTCGTAGTGAGAAAGGCTCGTCAATCGTGTGATTAGgattgtgctaaagtctatgaataaaggtgaatacgatgagcgaTGGATCATTCGTTccatacccaaagatatccaAAATGGGGGTAGGATTCTCCAatcccactccttctctattacttaagacTCATGCCACACAATCCTAAATTTGATTTAACAAGCTTTTGTAGTTTGCCACCTTTGATTGCTTGTATTATCCACTacttggtatgactgaggatgccttgatcGATAATCTGACTTGAGGCTTTGAGTTCCACAACTTAGAGAAAAAgaagtcttattaagtgaccaagggttTTTTGGTCGTTTtattagactgtgggattatacaagttcaaagtatttaattgatcaaaattgctcTTGATCAACTTAATCAGAGGGTTAAGGTTTGATTGGAGAAACTAGGTTAGcacctaatctaatggttagaattGAATTAGACTATCCTAAGGGGTCATGTCATGGTTTAGTCAAAAATCTTGATTAAAAAGTCTATGTTAAGATTCCTAAGGGATCATGTTATTATTAAGAATTGATTGAAGTTCTATGCAAAATTCTAATCCTAAAGGATCATGTGATTATAGGAAAAAATGTCCAAAATTACCCCTAAAGGGTAAAGTGGTCTTTTGACAATTTTATGGTTATTGAATCGAGGATTCTAATTATGAAAATTCTAGTTAAGCTCGATTAAATTCTAAACGACTCTATTGCTAAAAATGCTATTAGGTGCTAAAACCTTCCAATTTCTAAAAATGTTAATATCCCTAAAAAATTCTTATTCAATCCTAACAAGGGTTTTAACAAACCAAACAAAAATTTCTAATATTTGGGAATTCTAATTAACTCTTAATTGGTATAATTAACCTAAATTCTACCAATCAAAATTAATataattaacaaaattaaataaCAAACAAAGAACAAAGAAAAGATAATGGGCCTTTGCATAATAGATGGGGTGCAGGCCTGGTTTGTGTGTGTGTTGGAAAAAGAGGGAAAGATAGGGTCCAAATACATGGGCTTCAATTGCCAAAGCCTAATGCTGAACATGTTCTTCTTTTGGCCAGGGGGTGCAGTAGGGAAATTGGAGTGAGAGGGTAAGCCCAAACATAAGTAATCCAACAAAATTTGAAGTTGCAAGTTCTAACTATGGCCAATTCCTCGCATAATCTCGCCGGGAGCCACCGCGCCGAAAATCACTTCTGGCGGCGATGGCCACCAGAAATGGATAGTGGATCCACCTTCACCTTCGTCTCCATATCCTGAACACGAATCCAATATCTAAATTCTCTAATTTCTGCCCTAAATCCATAACTGAAACCAAATCCTCAAGAACCCCCCAAAAATCAGATCTAAAATACACCTCCATGAACAAGATTCGAGTTTCCTCATGATATGGGTTTACAACAACATGGTGCAAGGTTCAACATAGCAACCAAAATGCAATGAAATGATGGAAAATGGACCTACCTCCGAAGCTGAGACTTGCTCCGACGAGTGTTGATCGAAGAAGATGAAGACGGAAAATCACTTGTATAAACAGGTATGGTATTGCCTTTACTTCCTTCTGATTTCCCTGTTTTCCAATTCTTCTTCTTCAAAAATTATGTATTGTGATGAGGTTGAGTTCACTCTTCTTGATGgttcaatgtgaagcttcaatggaaTTTAAGAAATTGAGCTTTGAGTGTGAGAGGGGGAGGATTTAGAGAGAATGAATGTAGAAGGTTGAAGGTGATGATTGCCAAGGTCCTCAAAGTTATGGTGAAGATGTAGATCTATAGTGATTAGGCTTAGGATTATTGTGGCTTGGAACTCAGGTTTGGAGTTAGTTAGGTGAGGTCCGGAGTTAGTTGGAGTGAACTCAGTTAGTTTAATTGGTTAACTCACTGAGTTGGAAGTTAGTTGGTTGGATTAGTTAATAAGTTAATTGGTTGGTTGGTTGGTTTGAGTGATTCCAATGATGACTGATTATAGAAGGTTGACCTTAAGTGGATTTGGCTTTGAAGTTTTATTTATGACCTGTTAATTATTTGGCTCTGATGTGGATGACTTGCAGCTGTAGGTAAATGACAATTCAAGTGTGATGTTATGAACCTTCTGTGAGTCAAACTCTGCTATGGGTTCTGCTATTCCTTTATTTTGCTATGCATTGCCAACTGATAGTTGTTTGTGAATTTTGTTGCACTTGTTTGCTTCAGATTTATTGTATTCACAATGTGCTTGGTTGAAGCTTCATTTGAAGTTTCTTCGAGTGCTTGTACCGAGACCTATCGCGACATGAATGAGGTTTTGTAGGACGCTTCAGCTGACTCATGGTTTTTTTTCATGGTGTTTATGCAAGTGTGTATTTGTCTTGAATTGCAAGCCTGGACTATCTTTGATGATGGGAATTCATGTTTCAATCCAAAGGTTCAATTCTCACAACAGTGCAAAAATTCATGTAAAACAAGCTATAAGTCGACTCAGACAagggatgagtcgactcaaacagagttTATTCCAGGGTTGAGTCGACCTGGGAGTCGACCTGTTCGGACTCGCGGCGAAATGGTTCAAAGAAAAATGGGACATTAGTCGACGAAAAGggtggatgagtcgactcatccagGCTTTCCAGAATTGAGTCGACTTGGGGGTCGGCCTATTCAGACCCGAAGGGACAATGTTCAAGAAAAAAAGGGGAATGAGTCGACGTGAGGAGTGAATGAGTCAACTCCCTCAAGTTTCCCAGAATTGAGTTGACTTGTGAGTCGACCTGTTTGGACCCGAAGGTTTTGCTTtgagtcatgagtcgactcacaaagttgaaacttccaaaaatgagttttttaCAATGTATTGTGACATTTCCTTGCATTTTTTGTATGTAATGGATATTTTAAGGATAAAAATGAAAGAAATTGGCCAATTGCATGAAATTACATGAATATGTCACTTGAAATGGATTGAATTTTGGGTTTCTATGATCATGATTAATGGAAGTTATGAGACCAAGGACTTGGGTTATGACTAATAGAGTCAAGCACCAATGATGGAACCACAATCACGGAGACAAAATGAATGAACCAAGCACGGAAGGCTGAGTGAAACACACTGAGTGAAAGATCACATGAGATTAGGGTTTCCAGCATCACTAGATGAAAAGCCGAGCCATGGGACCCATTAGGACACATCTTTCTTATTTAAGGTTTCGTGAAGCATAATTTTCAACCCAGGTCTTCGAATCAATCAAGATACTTCTCAAACAAAGCCAAAACTCCATGATCCCCATCCTTAGGAGATTAAGGTTTTGGAGGCCTCTAAGCCTCGACGCAAGTCCAAACCAAGCATTTCTAGTTATTGCACAAACAAACTCTAGCCCCACAGGCCAGGCCCTTGGAATCCATGGTAACGAATGATGCTTATGCATGAGTTATTAATGTCTGCAATTGAATCCTAGTCAAATGGTTAGATGGAAATATAAGAAGGTGGGaaggcaaattttggggtacaacagttgcccctatttaatcttcttggacCCGAATACAGGAATTGCGGATGCTTTTGAGGTATTATAGGTGGAAGAGGATTAAATACCGACGTATCCAAAAATTTGCTTGAATAGGTGGTCACACTGTTGACATAGGTTTTTTATTTTTTGTGGGGAAGTCATGGCAGAGAGCATGATATGCTTATTGAATGATGTATGCTTTATTTCCGTGATGCACGCATGCATGTTTGTTAGTTTGTTTGGTTAGATATGGATTATTTGTGGGTGATATGGTTATTTATTATGATGATAACCCTGACTCGTCATCGAAGATCGGAAGGTGGATATTATGAAATTCGAGTGTCAACACTACCGTTTGGGGCTTCCCTATCTGATGGAGAACACTGGGGCTTAAAAATCAATAGGTTCGTCACAAGTGTTCAAGCAAAACACTTTCAGGCTACTAGTCATCTTTCAAGTTTATCGGGATTTTACAGTAATGCATAATGTTTTCCTTTAGTGTAGCTTTTATTATTCTTCGAAATTTTAAGGCATTATGTGGATAAGATAAATTAGTTATTTTGCATACGAAACACAAAAGGAGAAAAATATTTGATGGAATGAACTGAATTTTATTGATATGAAACTGTACATATAGTGCGTACAAGGGGCAGACACCCTTGATGAAGGTGTTGCAAAAATtggaaaataaatgaaatgggAATGGGAAACAAATCTTTGTATATATGTTTTTTCATTGATTACAACATTGGCCTCAGTTTACTATAGAATCTGAATTTCGCGACCTCGCTTCGATTGCTGATGATTGGGTTGATCCTTGACCATCTGACATCTAGCTTGTAGCGTAATGGGATCGAGGATCATAgtcaatgcctttatccctaactttttcctggacaTTTGCATTTTTTTCGTCCACCGGgatgctcctttttgcctaagtcgccctttcaggttttcgacttagcgagctttatatttgttccctaacttttgcacggacaattcattttttggtccctcgggatagccatttttgcctagatcaATCTTGTGGAGATTAACCTAGCGGGCTTTCgtcatttctttttaggcataatattttttgactatgttTGCATTCACTGGCGAGGGCAAgtcttccccatccattgttgtgaggatTAGTGCCCCACCTGAGAAGGCCTTCTTGATGATGAAAGGCCCTTCATAGTTGGGAGTGAATTTACCTCGTGGGTCTGAGTGAATAGCAGAATACCTTTTGAGTATGAGTTCCCCTGCGTGGTACTTACGAGGGAGAactttcttatcaaaagtttGTTTAAGACGTctttggtacaactgaccatgacaaACGGCCATCAAACGCTTTTCTTCTAtcagattcagctggtcataccgTGATTGAACCCATTCAACTTCATCGAGGTCGGCCTCTATGATGACTCTGAGTGAGGGGATCTCAACTTCAATTGGTAGGACAACCTTCATCCCAACGAGTATGGAGTTGCCCCAGTGGATGTGCAAACCGAGGTTCTGTAACCGTGtagagcaaatggtaacatctcatgccagtccttgtatgtcTTGACCATTTTCTAGATGATCcttttgatgttcttgttagtTGCTTCTACAGTGTCGTTCATCTTCGGTCGGTATGGCGAAGAGTTGTGGTGCTCAATCTTAAATTCCTcgcataactccttcatcatgTTGTTGTTTAGATTACCAgcattatcagtgatgatttttCTAGGTATCTCATAGTGACAGATTATCTTTTTTTTGATAAATCGGGAACCATTTATCGAGTGACGTTGGCATACGAAGCAGCTTcgacccatttcgtgaagtagtCGATGGCGACTAGGATGAGTCGATGACTGTTGGAAGCTTTAGActctatcatcccaatcatatcaataccccacatagaaaAAGGCCATGGAAAAGTTAAAACATTCAGTGGAGGCGGTGGCACAAAGATCTTGTCACCATAtatctgacacttgtgacatcTTTTAACAAAGTTATAACAATCCACCTCCATTGTCGTCCAGTAATACCCAGCCTAAaggatcttcttggccatagTAGGACCTTTTGCATGTACACCCTTGCAGCCTTCATGTATGGATTTTATGATCGTActagcttcgtgtctatccacgcatctgagcagtaTAAAATCATATTTTCGCTTGTATAACACATCACCGTTTAGGAAGAACTTGGAAGAGAGTCTTCTTAAAGCCTTCTTATTAGTGATGGATATGCCCTCGGGATATTTTCGTTTGTCTAGGAATGTATTTATGTCATAGAACCAGGGCTTATCATCATGATCAGCCTCGATTGCTAGACAATGTGCTGGTTCATCCAAGTGGTCAATATGGATAGctggtgcttcattcttccatttgactttAAACATAGATGCCAACGTGGCTAGAGCATTTGCTAACTGATTTTCTTCCTTAGGAATATGATGAAAAAATATTTCATCAAAGTAGGGTACCAGTTTCCTGATATGCTCCTTGTAAGGTATCAACTGGCTATCCTGAGTCTCCCAATCACCTTTTACTTGACTTATTACCAGAGTTGAATATCCGTATACTTCCAGAATCTTGATCCTTAAGTTGATCGCCGCCTCCAAACCGTAGATACgtgcttcatattctgccatgttgttgGTGTAGTAAAAACATAATCTAGCGGTAAATGGAAGGTGGAAACCGGTCGGAGATAAGATAACAACACCTATGCCATGGCTTCGAGCATTAGAAGCACcgtcgaacacgagcgtccaccGCGATCCTGGTTCAGGGCCTTCCTCGAGGCTTATCTCGAAGCCTGGCATAGTGAAGTCTCTGATAAACATAATGTCTTCGtctggaaagtcaaacctcaacgGCTGATAACCTTCGACAGGTAGATGAGCAAGGTATTCAGAGAGAACACTCCCTTTTATCGCTTTCTAGGTCACATACAAAATATCATACTCGATCAACAATATTTGCCACCGGGAAATTCTACCGGTAACATCAGGATTTTCGAAGATATACTTtatcagatccattttggatatcaataaagtggtatgacaaatcatatattgtctcaaGCATCGAGCAACCCAAGTTAAAGCATAATAAGTCTTCTCCAAAAGTGAGTATTTGGTCTCACATTCGGTGATTTTTTTGCTGAGATAGTAAATAGCGTGTTCCTTCTTGCTTGTTCATCATGTTGGCCCAGAATGCAACCCATAGATTCATCAAGTACCGTGAGGTACATAATGAGAGGCCTACCCAGAACCGGTGGTATCaggattggtggttcttgcaagtacttttttattttgtcCAATGCCGCTTGGCAATTGTCATTCCACA from Lathyrus oleraceus cultivar Zhongwan6 chromosome 7, CAAS_Psat_ZW6_1.0, whole genome shotgun sequence encodes the following:
- the LOC127100605 gene encoding uncharacterized protein LOC127100605, producing MAKKRKSVENRLDEVDRTMYSTFCTTANSLSHLYTHAMNQQKLSFQAGERHALEKMYQWILRQQQEGMRVTTIDIVSHLQNELEYGTEESPVSPRQSIQQNSQSAIQTNFGASIQSNAFGSTVAGHAVRGGPTDQAKNSVFSNALSSPIRRSLQPYHLAQGSSPSSNLMSSGNGTRNNEMTYPSGQNRDTNSSNSSDCMDMHADSPSHDFPY
- the LOC127102200 gene encoding uncharacterized protein LOC127102200 — its product is MPGFEISLEEGPEPGSRWTLVFDGASNARSHGIGVVILSPTGFHLPFTARLCFYYTNNMAEYEARIYGLEAAINLRIKILEVYGYSTLVISQVKGDWETQDSQLIPYKEHIRKLVPYFDEIFFHHIPKEENQLANALATLASMFKVKWKNEAPAIHIDHLDEPAHCLAIEADHDDKPWFYDINTFLDKRKYPEGISITNKKALRRLSSKFFLNGDVLYKRKYDFILLRCVDRHEASTIIKSIHEGCKGVHAKGPTMAKKIL